In Azospirillum thermophilum, the sequence GCAGGGCGTGCAGCCGCCGCAGCTCTTCCCACTGGCTGTCGGTCAGTTCCTTGCGGTGGTCGCGCAGATCCCGCACATCGACGGCGGCGAAGTCGCGGGCGATGCGCTGCGCCGCCTCGACCAGACGGAAGACCGGCGGGGGAGCCGGCTTGCGCTCCGCCCGGGCGGCGTCGCCGCCGGCGCGCTTGGCCTCGCGCAGAGCCTTGACGGTGCCGCCGTCCTTGATGGTGTCCCACAGGCGGCGCTGCAGCGCCGGGTCGTCCACCGCGGCGATCTCCGTCAGGATGCTCTTGGGCACGCTGCGGTACCGGCCCTCATACTCGTCCAGAATGTCATCGGGCAGGCGGAGCAGAGACAGGGTGCGGGTAACCTCGGCCTGGCTGCGGCCGATCACCTGCCCCAGCTCCTCATGGGTGTAGTCGTGCCGCTCGATCAGCCGGGCGAAGGCGCGGGCAAGCTCCAGGGCGTCGAGGTCGACACGCTGGATGTTCTCGATCAGCGCCAGCTCGTCGGGGTCGCCGTCGGTGACGATGGCGAAGATGGTCTTGCGGCCGGCCAGCGCACAGGCGCGCAGGCGCCGCTCCCCCGCCACCAGACGATAGGTGCCG encodes:
- a CDS encoding ParB/RepB/Spo0J family partition protein — encoded protein: MPRKLERTSSRILDKAAQRGGDALFGLSADFPRLIEVDIDKVYRNPDQPRRHFDEEQLRELADSIERHGLKQPVLVQEADDGTYRLVAGERRLRACALAGRKTIFAIVTDGDPDELALIENIQRVDLDALELARAFARLIERHDYTHEELGQVIGRSQAEVTRTLSLLRLPDDILDEYEGRYRSVPKSILTEIAAVDDPALQRRLWDTIKDGGTVKALREAKRAGGDAARAERKPAPPPVFRLVEAAQRIARDFAAVDVRDLRDHRKELTDSQWEELRRLHALLDQLLA